From a single Halalkalicoccus subterraneus genomic region:
- a CDS encoding CAP domain-containing protein has protein sequence MGRIESSVVAVIRRLIGALFSLLSLLVFVGLLLALLWSASLMGLVDTGGVDSPVVDDVVEPPDWFIDSPFVWEVPAESEGSEPPEVDSDLPPAEGDPGTTSAGDVSSEEVEAEIHEQINEIRADHGLSQLEHDDEIAVVARTHSQDMNERDYFSHTNPEGESPADRFGDLYPSECRAVGENLAYIQTGFGSGGSAEEIADRIVQGWMDSEGHRENVLREGWDSEGIGVYMADGRVDATQNFCTTT, from the coding sequence ATGGGGAGAATCGAATCGTCGGTGGTCGCCGTGATCCGGCGGCTGATCGGTGCGCTGTTCTCGTTGCTGAGCCTGCTGGTGTTCGTCGGCTTGCTGCTGGCGCTGCTCTGGTCGGCCTCGCTGATGGGGCTGGTCGATACGGGCGGCGTCGATTCGCCCGTGGTCGATGACGTCGTCGAGCCGCCCGATTGGTTCATCGATTCGCCGTTCGTCTGGGAGGTGCCCGCCGAAAGCGAGGGCAGCGAACCGCCCGAGGTCGATTCCGACCTCCCGCCCGCCGAAGGTGATCCCGGCACCACCTCCGCAGGCGACGTGAGCTCCGAGGAGGTCGAAGCCGAGATCCACGAACAGATCAACGAGATCCGTGCCGACCACGGACTCTCGCAGTTGGAGCACGACGACGAGATCGCTGTCGTCGCCCGGACCCACAGCCAGGACATGAACGAGCGTGACTACTTCAGTCACACCAATCCCGAGGGCGAGTCGCCCGCGGATCGCTTCGGGGACCTCTATCCGAGCGAGTGTCGCGCCGTGGGTGAGAACCTCGCGTACATCCAGACCGGGTTCGGCTCGGGCGGTTCCGCCGAGGAGATCGCCGACCGGATCGTCCAGGGGTGGATGGACTCGGAGGGACACCGCGAGAACGTCCTCCGCGAGGGCTGGGACAGCGAGGGCATCGGTGTCTACATGGCTGATGGCCGGGTCGACGCCACCCAGAACTTCTGTACGACGACCTGA
- a CDS encoding uracil-DNA glycosylase produces MDANQLSSSNPFGMDEDCTNCPELCETRSEIAHGYGDVGAEFLFVGERPSPGADETGIPFFGDERGEAFQEVLRALGFATQNPGEEPELDNAYCTLLTRCRHPERPPTDGEIANCEPYLNAEIRMINPEIIVPVGERALREIATEYTTTPAEEFDVEVDHATEIRGRGFEIVPMVHPTEGTDEQREDFLQAFSDLFGRNYRQTKGRQGR; encoded by the coding sequence ATGGACGCGAACCAACTCTCTTCGAGCAACCCGTTCGGGATGGACGAGGACTGCACGAACTGTCCCGAACTCTGCGAGACCCGAAGCGAGATCGCCCACGGCTACGGCGACGTCGGGGCCGAATTCCTCTTCGTCGGCGAACGTCCCTCGCCGGGTGCGGACGAGACGGGAATTCCCTTCTTCGGTGACGAACGGGGCGAAGCGTTTCAGGAGGTCCTTCGCGCGCTCGGTTTCGCGACACAGAACCCGGGCGAAGAGCCCGAACTCGACAACGCCTACTGCACCCTGCTCACGCGCTGTCGCCACCCCGAGCGCCCGCCGACGGACGGGGAGATCGCGAACTGCGAGCCGTACCTGAATGCCGAGATCCGAATGATCAACCCCGAAATCATCGTTCCCGTCGGTGAGCGTGCCCTCCGGGAGATCGCGACCGAGTACACCACGACCCCCGCCGAGGAGTTCGACGTCGAAGTGGATCACGCGACCGAGATCCGCGGGCGCGGGTTCGAGATCGTGCCGATGGTCCATCCGACCGAGGGGACCGACGAGCAGCGCGAGGACTTTTTGCAGGCGTTTTCGGATCTATTCGGTCGGAATTATCGACAGACGAAGGGTCGACAGGGTCGGTAG